TATCAATTGTACCAAGGCGAAGATCTACGGCTGTGCCTCCCGTACGGGGTGCAGGAGCCACTTCTACAACTGTTACTTTATAGCCTAACTGATCCATCCAGTAGGCGGTGGCCAGGCCAGCGATGCTGGCTCCCGAGACGAGTACTTTTTTCACTTTATTTTTTTTTACAAAGTAAAAGCAAGTAGTTCTTTCAAATAAGGTCTATACGAAGTAATACTTGTACTAATCGAGGTTTTTGTTCCGGAAGGCCATGGGTGTTTTTCCGGTTACTTTGGTAAAGAGCCTGGAGAAATAAGGATAGTCGTCGTAGCCTAATGTGGTTGCAATCTCTTTAATGGCCTGGTCGGAATGAACGAGTAATCGTTTTGCTTCGAGGATTACGCGTTGCTGAATATGATGAGATACGGAAAACCCGGTTGTATGCCTGACACATTCATTCAGATAAGGAATGGAGATATTAAGTTTTTTTGCGTAGGCTGCCGGACGTTTATCCTGGATGTAGTTGCGTTCTAATAAAGTCCTGAAAGACTTTGTAACTGTTTCAAATCTTCCGCCTTTGAGGCTTGATTGATTTTGGTCCAGGAATTGCGAAATGGATAATGCCACCAATGCATTGCAGCTATCTTTGATGCTTGCGTGAAATAGTTTATCTTCTTGTCTTTCCATGAATCGCATGCCTAAGGCTACTGCATCAGAAAGCAGGGAAACGGTTTCTTTCTTTAGGAGTATTGGTCTGGCGGGTGTGAGTTCTTCCAGTATTTCCAGGTATTCGGGATGGAGGTATTCATTGTTGATCGACCAAACGCAGACGGCTACATTTTCGAATGTGGTGATGCGATGCACCTGGTTAGGATGGAGATATATGAGGCTGGCGGGTTTGATATGGATCTTTTCAAAGTCGATCTCGATGGTGACTTTGCCTTTTTCAAGGAGGAAGAAGGAATGGCCATCTTCACGATGTGCTCTTCCTGCTTCTTCTTTTTCTTTTGGGTTTAACTTTTCCACTAATAATTTTTCCATGGCAATACCGGAACCGAATTGATTCGCCATTGGATTGACTGGAATTGGTGCGCGTTTCTTAGCCATAGATCAAAGATAAGCCATCCACTCTTTCGAATGGAAGGCTTGCCAAGATTATTGCTTTACAAACTTGATCACTTTATAAACGCCTGTGGATTGCAGGTGCACGAAATGTACACCGGTGCTTAGCTTGTCTACACCGATGGATGCTCCGTACCCGGTTAACTCTAATTGCCCTGAGGCATTATAGATCTTTATATTTGCATGGTCTTTGAGACCGTTGATATATAAGGTAGAGACAGCGGGATTGGGATATACGGTGATTTCCTTGCTGACGATCTTTGCCATGCGTACACTATTTTCAACTTTTATTAATTTCCATTGACCACTGGTTTGATTGACATCTGTCCATTGTTGCACATTACCACCATTTACTGTACTGAAATTGGATACCTCTACGAGTTTATTGCTATGTTTGGCGATGATCTTATAATAGTCGCTATCTAAGGGCACCATCGTGAATTGCTGATTTCCGCCGGCAACATAGGTCCATTGCTGTACATTGGCACCATCTGCTGTACTCACAGCGGATACATCCATTGACTTACCGGATTTGACACAGGTTATTGTATAAATATCATTGCCTAAATAGTTGAAGGTAAATTGTTGGTTGGAGCCTCCGTTATATTCCCATTGCTGGATGTTTGCACCATCTGCGGTTATCTGGCTATCATCTACATCCATATATAATTTACTATAGCGGTTCTGGAGATAGTAGTTACCTGCTATCAGTTTCACTTTTTTCAGTGTGTTGGTACTTTGAGCAAGGTTCACCAGTGGATCATTTGCGCCATCCAGCGGCGCGTATAGTTCCAGGCTTGATTTCAGCAGGTTGGCATCTACCATGGCGCTGATTTCTTCAGGTGTCATGCCTGAACGATGTAGCAGCAAGGTGCGGTAATTAGCAGTTGGTGCACTGGTGCCATTCAGGTCGAAGCTGGTGGTGACTATCTTTTCTGCAATGGAGCCTTGTAATACCTTATCAATGTATAAAAGCGTTTTCCCCATTGCATAGTAATGCGTAAGTGTTACTTTATGCCATTGGTTATCGGTTATTGTAGTTGTGCCTGAGATTCCGGGAGAATAATCCAGTTTACCGGAGACGTTAATCACTAATAGTTTTTGCCCGCTGACAGTGCTTAGTTCTGCCACCTGACCTGTTGCGGAGGTTTGGATGTCAAAAGCATAGGTAAAGGAATGGAGGATCTCTTCCGGTTTGATCTGTAATTTATAGCCGCTGGCAGGACTTAGATTTAAGGAGGTGCCATCGATGAAATAAGGTTGTGTCTTTCCTGCTTTTAGTGCATCAAATAAAGAGGGCACGATGGCGTATTCAAATTCAAGATGTCCGGCGTCATTGGGGTGCAGATCGTCGTATTTATAACCGGTAGCCCATTTGCCTGCTCCGTTATCAAGTGCGCCCAGGAGATTGATGCTCGCTACATTCCAGGAATGAATCAGGAGATTCATTTGTTTGATGAAATTGTATTCGGCAGTTGTGTAATCTTCACGGCTGTAGCAATTGGTGATGATGGGTTCGATACCTTGTTGTCTTGCCTTATTGATCAGGAGCTTCATGTTGTCCCGGAACTGATCAAAGATGGCCTGACCACCGGTGGTGATACCTTCATTTCCTAATGAGAGGGCGTAGATCACGTACTTACTACAGAGTGGCAACAAGTCTTTATCCCAGCGGTTAATGACGCTGAGGGTACTGTTTCCAGGTACTGAGATATTGGATACATTCCAGGTTTGTCCTGTTCCGCTACTGGCTCTTGTGGTAAGCAACTGCGCATAGAGTTGTGCATAACCCTGGTTGTTCGTAGCACCGGTACCGGAGGGTACGGAGGAGCCCATGATGGCGATACGGCTGGCTTCTTTTGTAGGGCAGTAAGGCTCGAAAGTGACAGGGTTCACCTGGTTTATTTTCAGGATGCCCAGGTAGCCGAAAGAACCTTCGTTCCGTGTAAGCGTCAGGTTTATCTGGCCATTGTCGTCAGGTATTATGATGTCTGATGTCAGGATGGTTTTTGTGTTGCCATTATTGCCGGAGCCTCCCAGATTTGTGCCGGAGGTTTGCAGGGTGCCATTGTAAAAAGTGGCGCCGGTGATTGCGTAGCCTGATACTCTTTTTTCAGGATCATTGCGGGTACCGAATGCACTGAATACGTAGCCTTTTGTTTTATCTAATCCCCTGATAGAAAGGCTGGATGAGGTGGAGGTGAAAAAGTAATCCTGTGTGGCGGTGTGGATGGCAAAATCACCGAGTAAGCTGGCATCGGGAGATAATAAACCGCCATTGAGAATGCCGTTGGAAGAAAAACCGCTGGTGATTTTGATGGAGGCACCTGTGGATGCATTTGTTTTATCTACGAGGTTCACTTTGGCGGCGGTAGTGGCGATATTGGTAACATTGTTCCAGTAGTTGCCATTGATGTCAGGACTGGTGGTGATGTTGCCATTGGTGACATCGCTAGGACCGAAGTCGATGTAAGTTGTTTTTAAGGGCGTGATGGGCAGCCTGATTTCTTGAATTTTCAGGACACCGATATAGGCGAAGGAACCTGTTTCCCGTTTGACGGTGATGGCGATCTGGCCTTTGGCATCTGGTGCAATGGTACTGGTGGTGAGGATCGTACTGTTATTACCGTTATAACCGGTGCCGCCGAGGTTTGTGCCGGAAGTCTGGAGGGTAGCGCTGTAAGTATTGCTGCCTGTTAATGTATAGTTTGATTTGCGGACTTCAGGATCATTTCGGGTACCAAAGAAATAGAAGATGTAACCTTTGCTGACGTCGAGACCTTTGATGATAAAGCTGGCAGAATTATCTGTGTAGAAATAATCCTGCGTGGCGGTGTTGATAGCGATATCGTTCAACAGGGAGGTGCCGGGAGACAGCAGGCCTCCGTTGTTGATGCCATTGGAGCTGAATCCGGCCGTGATGTTGATGAGGGCACCGGAGGAGGTGTTTTTGTCTGTTAAGAGGTATACCGAAGCAGCGGAGGTGCTGGTATTTGTGATGTTGTTCCAGTAGTTGCCATTTACGTCAGGGCTGGTAGTGATGTTGCCGTTGGTGGCATCATTGGGTCCGAAGTCCAGGTAGAAGGTTCGGGTGGTCTGAGCGTAGGTGGAAATGGAACATAGGAGGAATAAGAGATAGCGTAGTTTTTTCATCGGTTTTCATTTTGTGGGAAAGGGAATTGGGTTGAGAGCATATAGGCACCGGAGCGACATTGGGTGCGGAATGGTAAGTTACCGCAAATTTTGATATAAATACCCCATTCCTTTTATTGATGAACCGCCCATTCTTTCCTCTCTTTGCATAAAACCACTGACAATGAGAATAGTAACCTTAGAGGAGCACGCTTCCTTCCCGGAAATGAGCGCCTACCTTCCTGAAAGTATATTGAAAGAAAGACGCTCCTTAGGGCTGATGCAGGATAAACTGGCAGACATTACAGGTGAACGTTTAAATTCTATGCAAGCAACTGGTATTACCACCCAGGTGTTATCAGTAGAAAACACCGATGTATACCTGCTACCTGGTAAGGAGGCGGCCAATTTTGCGGCAAAGTACAATGATCTGCTAGCGGAGAAAATAAAGGATCACCCGGCATCTTTTACTGCATTTGCCGTGCTGCCAGTCACCAGCCCCGAAGCTGCTGCTGATGAACTGGAACGCACTGTAAAAACTTATGGATTTAAGGGTGCAATGATCAAAGGCACCATCAATGGAGCGTTCCTGGATGCACCTAAATTTGCGCCTATTTTGGAGCGGGCAGCGCAACTTGGGGTACCGATCTATATTCACCCCGGAATACCGCCCCAGGAGGTTATAAATGCCTATTACAGCAATGTAGGGGATAGCACAGGGCCTAATGAAGCCATTGCCTGTTACGGCTGGGGATGGCATTCAGAAACCGCGATCCATATTTTGCGCTTATTGGCCGCGGGTATCTTTGATAAATATCCAGGATTAAAGATCATCATCGGGCATATGGGTGAAATGCTGCCAATGATGTGGTCCAGGGCCAATAATGTTTTCAAACCCGGTGTGGCAGGTAAGAACCAGCGTACGCTTGCCGACACGTTCAGGGAACAACTGTTTATTACGACCAGCGGTATTTTTACACCGGCGCCTTTACAGCTTGCCATTGATACGATCGGTATTGACAATATCATGTTCTCCATAGATTATCCTTTTAGTACGAATCAAATGGGGCTTGATTTTTTAAATAATCTTCAGTTACCTGCTGAGCAGTTAGCAAAAATTGCTCACTTAAATGCGGATAAGCTGCTGGGTCTTAAATAGGTAAGAAACAGTATTTTTGCTGTATGAACAGCGTTCCGGTCAGCAAACTACAGGATAGAAGTAATCTGGGATTTCAGTTGGTACCGTCGGCCAAAGAAGAAGCCACTTACCAGCAATCTAAAGATTTAGGCGCACACAGGGATGACCATTATATCTTCTTCATTACGCTAGAGGGCTCAGGTTATACAGTTGTAGATTTTCAGGAGAAAACTGTTGGTCCAAATACGCTCTATTACATCCTGCCAGACCAAATACACTATCGCATTATCACAAAGAAAGCAAAGGGATGGTACTTAGCTGCCGATCCGGCTATAGTCGATCCTGCCTGCAGAGATGTAATTGAAAGCTGGTCGGGATTCCAGGAACCACTTACCTTAAGTGCGGAAGAGATTAAAGATTACGATATGCTGTTGGGGATTTTATATCGGCAGGCCTATGAGCAGGAGAGCAGTATTTCTGTGCTGCATTCATTGCTACGTTCTTTTTTTGAAATGGCCGCAGTTACTATTCAACGACATGCCAAAGCGGAAGCAAATAATTCAAGGTCAGCGATTTTATCTATGCAGTTTAAAAAACTGCTGAATGAAAATATCAAGGAATTTAAAAGCCCGGCGGATTATGCGAAGATGCTTCACATTTCAGCGCCATATCTGAATGAGGCATTGAAAAAGACAACCGGTTCTACTGTTTCTTTCTGGATAAAATATAAAATACTGACGGAGGCAAAGCGTCTCCTATATTTTACGGACCTGAATGTAAAACAGATTGCAGAAGAATTAGGATTTGATAATCATTCCTATTTCTCGCATATCTTTTACAAAGAGACGGGTATGACAGCGCTGACTTTTCGCAGGCAATCCAGGGAAAGAGAATAAGCATTTATGCTTTTACGAATTCCCCTTTTTTCTCTGCGACCATATTACCCCATCCCAGTATGGCATTCAGCAGGGGCGTGCAGGATTTACCAAACTCCGTTAAGCTATACACCACTTTCAAGGGCGGCTTTTTGCCATACACTTTCTTTTCGATCAACTCGTCCGCCTCCAGTTGTTTTAATTGTATGCTCAATGTTCTTTCTGTCACTCCCGGCAATGCTTTTCTCAATTCGTTGTACCGCTTCTCTTCATCTTTCAAATGATACAATATAACAGCCTTCCACTTCCCTCCTACCAGATCCATTGCTACACTTACTGTACAGGGATATAATTTATTGTTGACCTTTATAAAATCACTTTGACATTCTATATCCATAACATCTTTTTTATAGGACTATCCTAATGGATAGTTATTGCAAATTTATCGAAGCCCCAATAGTTTTGCAACTATAAATTTTACATATGGGAGAGGATAAACCGCTCATTACCATCGTTGGGATTATGGGCAAACAAGGTCGTAGTGCTGCACATACATTGCTGGAGAGTGGACGTTTTCGGGTACGGGGTATTACGCGTCGTGTAGACTCACCGGAGGCATTGCATCTGATAGAAAAAGGTGCAGAACTGGTGCGTATACCACTTGATCTGGGATATCAGCATGCATTTGAAAAAGCATTCCATGGTTCGGCAGGTGTTTTCCTCATGACACCGGGTATTGTACCACCACAAACACATGAGTTTGAATTAGGGAAAGAA
This window of the Chitinophaga sancti genome carries:
- a CDS encoding AraC family transcriptional regulator, encoding MAKKRAPIPVNPMANQFGSGIAMEKLLVEKLNPKEKEEAGRAHREDGHSFFLLEKGKVTIEIDFEKIHIKPASLIYLHPNQVHRITTFENVAVCVWSINNEYLHPEYLEILEELTPARPILLKKETVSLLSDAVALGMRFMERQEDKLFHASIKDSCNALVALSISQFLDQNQSSLKGGRFETVTKSFRTLLERNYIQDKRPAAYAKKLNISIPYLNECVRHTTGFSVSHHIQQRVILEAKRLLVHSDQAIKEIATTLGYDDYPYFSRLFTKVTGKTPMAFRNKNLD
- a CDS encoding RICIN domain-containing protein — its product is MKKLRYLLFLLCSISTYAQTTRTFYLDFGPNDATNGNITTSPDVNGNYWNNITNTSTSAASVYLLTDKNTSSGALINITAGFSSNGINNGGLLSPGTSLLNDIAINTATQDYFYTDNSASFIIKGLDVSKGYIFYFFGTRNDPEVRKSNYTLTGSNTYSATLQTSGTNLGGTGYNGNNSTILTTSTIAPDAKGQIAITVKRETGSFAYIGVLKIQEIRLPITPLKTTYIDFGPSDVTNGNITTSPDINGNYWNNVTNIATTAAKVNLVDKTNASTGASIKITSGFSSNGILNGGLLSPDASLLGDFAIHTATQDYFFTSTSSSLSIRGLDKTKGYVFSAFGTRNDPEKRVSGYAITGATFYNGTLQTSGTNLGGSGNNGNTKTILTSDIIIPDDNGQINLTLTRNEGSFGYLGILKINQVNPVTFEPYCPTKEASRIAIMGSSVPSGTGATNNQGYAQLYAQLLTTRASSGTGQTWNVSNISVPGNSTLSVINRWDKDLLPLCSKYVIYALSLGNEGITTGGQAIFDQFRDNMKLLINKARQQGIEPIITNCYSREDYTTAEYNFIKQMNLLIHSWNVASINLLGALDNGAGKWATGYKYDDLHPNDAGHLEFEYAIVPSLFDALKAGKTQPYFIDGTSLNLSPASGYKLQIKPEEILHSFTYAFDIQTSATGQVAELSTVSGQKLLVINVSGKLDYSPGISGTTTITDNQWHKVTLTHYYAMGKTLLYIDKVLQGSIAEKIVTTSFDLNGTSAPTANYRTLLLHRSGMTPEEISAMVDANLLKSSLELYAPLDGANDPLVNLAQSTNTLKKVKLIAGNYYLQNRYSKLYMDVDDSQITADGANIQQWEYNGGSNQQFTFNYLGNDIYTITCVKSGKSMDVSAVSTADGANVQQWTYVAGGNQQFTMVPLDSDYYKIIAKHSNKLVEVSNFSTVNGGNVQQWTDVNQTSGQWKLIKVENSVRMAKIVSKEITVYPNPAVSTLYINGLKDHANIKIYNASGQLELTGYGASIGVDKLSTGVHFVHLQSTGVYKVIKFVKQ
- a CDS encoding amidohydrolase family protein, with protein sequence MRIVTLEEHASFPEMSAYLPESILKERRSLGLMQDKLADITGERLNSMQATGITTQVLSVENTDVYLLPGKEAANFAAKYNDLLAEKIKDHPASFTAFAVLPVTSPEAAADELERTVKTYGFKGAMIKGTINGAFLDAPKFAPILERAAQLGVPIYIHPGIPPQEVINAYYSNVGDSTGPNEAIACYGWGWHSETAIHILRLLAAGIFDKYPGLKIIIGHMGEMLPMMWSRANNVFKPGVAGKNQRTLADTFREQLFITTSGIFTPAPLQLAIDTIGIDNIMFSIDYPFSTNQMGLDFLNNLQLPAEQLAKIAHLNADKLLGLK
- a CDS encoding AraC family transcriptional regulator, with the translated sequence MNSVPVSKLQDRSNLGFQLVPSAKEEATYQQSKDLGAHRDDHYIFFITLEGSGYTVVDFQEKTVGPNTLYYILPDQIHYRIITKKAKGWYLAADPAIVDPACRDVIESWSGFQEPLTLSAEEIKDYDMLLGILYRQAYEQESSISVLHSLLRSFFEMAAVTIQRHAKAEANNSRSAILSMQFKKLLNENIKEFKSPADYAKMLHISAPYLNEALKKTTGSTVSFWIKYKILTEAKRLLYFTDLNVKQIAEELGFDNHSYFSHIFYKETGMTALTFRRQSRERE
- a CDS encoding winged helix-turn-helix transcriptional regulator; this translates as MDIECQSDFIKVNNKLYPCTVSVAMDLVGGKWKAVILYHLKDEEKRYNELRKALPGVTERTLSIQLKQLEADELIEKKVYGKKPPLKVVYSLTEFGKSCTPLLNAILGWGNMVAEKKGEFVKA